One Oncorhynchus clarkii lewisi isolate Uvic-CL-2024 chromosome 32, UVic_Ocla_1.0, whole genome shotgun sequence DNA window includes the following coding sequences:
- the LOC139391929 gene encoding probable serine/threonine-protein kinase clkA, whose product MQLISLHKVLSEPDGKQFQFPNANFIFSIYDNHCSPNYNNCCSYDHCNSTTYYDNHSYNSFSIYNNHYSPNYNNCCSYEHCNSTTYYDNHSCYNNYNSTSNNCCSYDHCNSTTYYDNQCSSYYNNCCSNDHSDCSTFYNNYNFSTYDNHNNSTYNNCSCHDNCSSCNSISIYDNHCSPNNNNCCSYDHYTQQQHLQQLSYNSFSIYNNHCSPNYNNCCSYDHCNSTTYYDNQCSSYYNNCCSNDHSDCSTFYNNYNFSTYDNHNNSTYNNCSCHDNCSSCNSISIYDNHRSPNNNNCCSYDHYSSRTYYDNHCSSCYNNYNNYNFSSYDNHNNSTSNNCCSYEHCNSTTYFDNQCSSYYNNCCSNDHGDCSTFYNNYNFSSYDNHNNSTYINCSSHDNCSSYNSFSIYDNHCRPNNNNCCSYDHYSSRTYYDNHCSS is encoded by the exons ATGCAACTTATATCA CTCCATAAGGTTCTCAGTGAACCAGACGGCAAACAGTTTCAATTTCCCAACGCCAACTTCAT CTTTAGCatctacgacaaccactgcagccctaactacaacaactgctgctcctacGACCACTGTAACTCCacaacctactacgacaacca ctcctacaacagctttagcatctacaacaaccactacagccctaactacaacaactgctgctcctacGAACACTGTAACTCCacaacctactacgacaacca ctcctgctacaacaactacaacagcacctccaacaactgctgctcctacGACCACTGTAACTCCacaacctactacgacaaccagtgcagctcctactacaacaactgctgtTCTAACGACCACAGTgactgcagcaccttctacaataactacaacttcagcacctacgacaaccacaacaacagcacctacaacaactgtagctgccacgacaactgcagctcctgcaaCAGCATTAGCatctacgacaaccactgcagccctaacaacaacaactgctgctcctacgaccactaca cacaacaacagcacctccaacaact ctcctacaacagctttagcatctacaacaaccactgcagccctaactacaacaactgctgctcctacGACCACTGTAACTCCacaacctactacgacaaccagtgcagctcctactacaacaactgctgtTCTAACGACCACAGTgactgcagcaccttctacaataactacaacttcagcacctacgacaaccacaacaacagcacctacaacaactgtagctgccacgacaactgcagctcctgcaaCAGCATTAGCATCTACGACAACCACCGCAGCCCTAACAacaacaactgctgctcctacgaccactacagctccagaacctattacgacaaccactgcagctcctgctacaacaactacaacaactacaacttcagctcctacgacaaccacaacaacagcacctccaacaactgctgctcctacGAGCACTGTAACTCCACAACCTACTTCGACAACCagtgcagctcctactacaacaactgctgtTCTAACGACCACGGTgactgcagcaccttctacaataactacaacttcagctcctacgacaaccacaacaacagcacctaCATCAACTGTAGTTCCCatgacaactgtagctcctataacagctttagcatctacgacaaccactgcagacctaacaacaacaactgctgctcctacGACCACTACAGCTCCAGAACTTattacgacaaccactgcagctcctga